The Colletotrichum destructivum chromosome 8, complete sequence genome includes the window CAAAAGTCGCGGCAGCTACCAAACTCTACCGGCTGTACTTTACGACTCGAGGCGAAGGTGCTAGTCTCCCTAAACGACTTCATGACCGCTACGGCGCCATTGTCCGCATCGGTCCCGATGAGCTCAGCTTCATCGATTCAAAGGCGTGGAAGGACATTCATGGGTTCCACGTGGGAGACAGAGACTCCTTCACAAAGGACCTGGTTATGTATGGTCCAGACATCAGACCCAATGTTCGGGGTCTCATTCGCGCAGATGACGCGGGGCACAGCCGGCAACGACGAATCTTTACCCACGCCTTTTCCGACCGGGCTCTTCGTGGTCAGCAGTCGCTCATCAAAGGCTATGTTGACACCTTGATGACCAAACTGCACGCGATTGCCAAACGCCAAAGAAAGGACAGCAGAAACGCCGATAGCATCCTCGATGTTACTCGTCTGTACACCTTCACGAGCTTTGACATCATGGCAGATCTCACCTTCGGGGAATCTTTGGGAATGCTCAGCGGAGAGAGTTATGTGCCCTGGGTCTCCCTGATTGAGGAATCCTTGAGATACTCAGGATACACCTTGATATTGCGTGCTTATCCTCTGCTGGGATATCTGCTCGCACCCCTGATCCCAAAGTCAATCAAGGCTATGCGTGAAGAGCATATCGACTTTGCCATCAAGCGAGTTGATAAACGTCTTCAAAACGGCTCGGACAGAGGTGACATTTGGAGCCTGGTCGAGCGAAATGCGGAGCAGGACAACATTTCAAGAGAAGAAATGTACTCGAGCTCGTACGAGTTCTTGATAGCTGGATCGGAAACAACGGCGAGTCTGTTGTGCGGGCTGACATATTTCCTATGCAAGAACGAGGACAAGATGAACAGAGTATTGGGCGAGATACGAGCACTTGGGATAGATGACTTGACCATGTCGAAGTTACAAGGCCTGAAGTTCTTGCAGGCTTGCATCGAAGAAACCATGAGACTTTACCCCCCCGTCGCCGGAGCACTGGGACGTGTGAAGCAAAGGGAAGGGACAAATGTTTGTGGGAAATGGGTTCCAGAAGGGGTGAGTTACCAAGGCACTGCTGATCCTGCGTGAAGTTCATTTAAAGCTGACAAACAAGGAAGACGTCGGTGGGCATTCCCCATATGGCGGCGTACCATTCCGCAACAAACTTTTCAGATCCGATGGAGTTCGTCCCGGAGCGTTGGCTGCCTGATGCTCCCGATAGATTCAGAAACGACAACAAGGAGGTATTTCAGCCTTTTCTCTACGGGCCTAGGAACTGTCTAGGCAAAAAGTAGGTTATCGCTATCCTGTCCGTCGATCGATCTAGCTCAGCTTTCCATGTTAACACACACTGTAGCCTTGCTTACCACGAAGTTCGCTTGATCATAGTGTCAATTCTATGGCATTTTGATATAGAATTGGAAGACCCAAAGATTGACTGGCTTGACCAAAGGTGGTACGGTTTCTTTGAGAAGCAGCCTCTCCATATACGCTTAATCAGAGTcaacttctctctcgcctaatttttcttggcatccgctgttagtgaatcaggtgatgaaccactagaatccttaacagccgaaaactcttcacttctctgctccggagcccttccgcgatggcctcacagcctccggcgggcatcggaccgctgccggcctcaccggccggccccgatcggggctctgggccacctccagagccaacctctccaccaagggctaaacgccgccgcaataccgagactcagccactccggcccagtctcgcgggaagccagcctaacaccttcaatccagcccccccaacggcaaaggggactccgatctcaactccagccactggtaggaccgccactggctctgtcttgtccgccctggacgaggaggccaggcactatgaggcccgcaaggacgtcttcttaaccatcgcgcagtctgttgataatgtcgtctccagctttgagggccccaggaagcagatcgcgaaagaggctacggcctatgtgatccaagccctaaagaagctcatcaacaaggaacatgctccgccactgagccggagctgggccgccgtcacggcctcggcaccaggtacagctccagacccccaccgggctccgacccgcccgcaggccagaccccagacaagatcccaggccccaccccagccccaacctcaaccgaaagaggacctccgggtcttcgcccgcatcccggaggagggcctgtcggctgcccgaaagaacgctccctttgccctccgccagacagtttgccgaaccttcgacctccaactggcagatatccctcatatctaccacattgcgaccggatactcactgaggccgtcaaacaagcagatccagcaaggcctcctcgcggacaagcaaaaactagcgggctgcttaggggcttacaagatagagaccccgataaagtggtttacctacgtcgtcccgcgctgcccagccaaactgtggagcgttgatggggacgccctggacccagccaccttgatcgaagacgaggtctttgcccagacaagactgaagcccacccgggcccggcaatcccgccttgggccgaaccccattacgaacgaagtctcttgggtcatctcattcctaacagaggtacagcccttcagactgttcaaccaaagcagcaggtcccaactcattcagaagaggaagacgctcatcagacacgaccccggctgccagggctaccactcaaacagctactgcaaccgacagccgctctgcaacaactgcagcagaccttcagactcgcacgagactgggccctgtacagctaaaccgaagtgtgcgaactgttgcggcccgttccaggctagccacaagaattgcccagctaggcctatgacgatgaacggcatccctgccctcccagaccggaaggagcgggctcggatccgcaaggttggacagaaggcctatgacgccctctatgaggccggcctaagcgcctctcggaacagcacccaacagcctggggatctccctcccaccgaccaggatcaaccgcccggctccaagcggccacgcaaaaggacaccttccgagagctcaattgtgtgcctcggggacagggacaccgatagtagcagcatgagtgaggatgagcccgaggatgccgagggtcctccccagactaaccagactaaccgcgctatcctacctctcttgagcaggagtcagagggtagcccagaaaccggattacaacgttgctaatgcctacacccacctggaactcgactcggagacgtaggccgaagcaggcctctccacaggtgctacgcatagctcagtgcaacgtagggaagcagtcgccagcacatacagctttcctggagctctgctgggctgagctgatcgacattatactggtccaggaaccctggataggctatgttgacaaaatgcaaatcaacacacacccagggttcgattcctacgtcccagtggattcctggaaggacagggagaccagacctagggtaatgacctacatacggaaagggaggaagtggaaggcccagcagcagaggcccgcacagacaagggacatcttATGGATCACAGTTAACAACGAAATtactgtggttaacgtatacaggcaaccaggagatccccacagtcacacgaccacaaccctcctaggatacaggccgccagaaagagtccttgtggcaggggacgtgaacgctcatcactactcctgggagcccggatcgaggaacaggaataggggggacgacatagcagactgggcagatggccacggcctgtctttcatcggcgagacagggactgcgacccatgcccaaggccatgtacttgaccttaccttctcgaacattccgctcgcacacgcagtggtcagcccacaccttcacccaggggccgatcatcaagcaattgtctcaacaatcccgcttcataggcaccgacaacaacagacagatcaaccacggtcactatcagtcccagactcggccctaccccggtttagagacctgatcagagcaggagtcttagtcttacctaccctccagaacgcacctacccctgccgagttggacacccaagcggaacgactagtcgaccttctctccacggctgtccaggctgtaggaaagaatcgaggaaagcatgggaagggggccccttggtggacacaagagtgcgcagaagcccaccgaacgtaccgcgaggcctgctgccgacaagcccaagaactagagcagaccccacgtctcgctaccctcgaagagcagaaggtcttcttgagtacagtcaggaaagctaagcgggcctactgggctgctaagatcgaaggagttacctcggaccaagaactctacaagattatgggctggcgaaaggctagcctagggctcaaagccccccctctggtagtggagggccagacgatcaacgacactcaggctaaggcccaggcactccgaagagccctcctacagaggttcagtgcacaggatgacctgcccggagacccgttcgacgtccctacggtctctcgacgacggataccctggcatgatgccatcagtaaagaagagctgagggaggctaccctgacaaagaccacgacccctggcatcgacgggatcacaacacggctgcttcaggcttgctggaaCCTTGTATCCgagcctgtcagacaactgttccaggcctgcatacagacgggttacttcccccagcctttccgcagagcagaggtcgctatgatccagaaagtagggaaagcagacttctcaaaagccggatcttggcggccaatagccctgctatcttgtcttgggaaaggtctcgagaggctgatagccagaagaatgtcctaccttaccatcctagaaggggtgaccagcccacaacaaataggggctctacttggcaggtcagcggttgacctaaccacctgcctcgcccacgacatcgaaatggcccttgacaaagggctcacagctacattggtgacgatggacgtccaaggggcttttgactctgtccttcggaaccggctgattgtccggctacgccaacaaggctggcctcacagcctggccaaactgatattccactttgcttcaaaccgaacagccagagtcaggctggaggacgcaacaacagaggacttccccctggcttgcgggctgccccagggctccccgctgtctcctattctcttcctgctttacatcgcagacatcttagcagaagacccgaagcttcggttcgggtacgcagacgacatcggccttctggctatgggcccttcccttgagagtaatgctgcgagcctcggccaagagatcacacgtatcctcgactggggaacggagaacaaggtcgcttttgacccaaagaagtccgaggctatccacttcacaaggaaacataatcagcaaagagatctgccagagatcaaggcgagacaccttagaatcgtagcatcaacgaagcccatacgttggctaggggtctggttcgacaagaggctttctttccgacaccatgttgaaacaaagctggctgcggcgacgaaggcggcccaacatcttagacacctgacaaacacaaaaggcgggctcccagccgctgctgtacgcaaggctgtgatctcctgcgtcctgccaatcgccctctacggggctgagacctggtatggaggcatgaccaagccagcccctggcagagccatcgatagcggccgcaatgtttctctcccgatagatgaagtcactacaggccagaagggtcttgcaatcaagctcgaaagggtcatcacgacggcagcaagggctatcctgccggcctggaaaacaaccccaacgcgcagcctccttagggatgctggactaccaccaagcaaggtggctctagaaggagtccgcctacgctttgcagcacgtctaaagaaggtcgatctacaacaccctcttgtcccgaggctctcccaacgagggcggcagcagacgaagctccaacggactgcagaccttgcaccaaaatgcccgagaccagcactcatccaaccgcagcacctcccaggctcacaagacctcatagtcctgcagactaagaaagaagcagccaaagctttccaggcctggctaaagaccgtaccagacagccacatggttgtcttttccgatggctccaaagcgacgaacggagccacaggatatgggtttgtcatctaccgcagcaacaggcgcgtggcccagggctgcggccgactcggtctagcagaggtgttcgacgctgaggctgaaggggcgaggataggactccggcgggccctcttaacctcccaaggccaacccatacacatctgcatcgacaacaccagtgtcatccaaggaatacggggcgaggccccagacacctcgcaagcagcggttctcgagatccaagctgctgctaggatatacaacatccacacccactgggcgccagggcacgaggggattaagggcaacgaagaggcggaccggctagccaaggagggcacagcgctgccagtcccgctaggccaactagctacactctccgggatcaagaggcttggtagagaacgattgcgaaaccagtacagacagtggtggggtaaagaggcgacagaacgctacacccagcttggactgagcttacacttctcctgccctcccgaactcgccctaccacggagcacccttcaccacctcttagcggcccggtcgggccacggggactttgaacactatcaccgacgctttaaccacaccgaagctttgctaacctgctcctgcggggaggcaaaggaagtagatcatctggtctactgcccagcgaccctggcgaggaggcagcagtggcccaccctctacccaactggtccgctcgaccccataggacctatggggtctcttgaacgatacttcaagggactaatgactgacccaaaaggctttgaggccttcctgcacgtgacaaacttcttccggaagatctgtccacgctactagggaacgggcttcggcacgggatctagacagccaactcaacccctaaagggaaatagacgggaagcaatgaaactggggaaccagcgggaaccagggacagatagaaggcatagtagccatcaggcaggatttggaggacgaaaggaagggcgatgtatgaagtacatagtcctagcccacggctctccacgccacatacccttcgggaggtctgcgacaagggttccaaccttgccgccatggcgttaaatacaacaacaacaacaacaacataTACGCTTAACTTCCGTTTCGCGTTAAGCTCTAGTGGACAAGAAACTTAAACATCCCTTCCCGTTCAAATGCTCAAATGATCACAAACAAGATTATAGCCTATATCATTTAAAACATACTTCTACATATGAAACCCCAGACTAAGTAGCATTTGTTTAATTGTGTCCTCTCTTAAGTCCCTAAATGCTCGAGTGAGATCTAATGTATTTGATGAAATTGACGATGGGTTAAAATTTCATTTCAGTCTTGATTACGAGGTTTTGGTCCTCTTTGTTGCCCGTAGAGGTAGTCCGAAACGATATCGGTAGCAGTAGCAAGGCTTATTGTGACTTGCTGCATGTCAAGAACGTAGAAGGCTTGATGATTCACTACACTCAATATATCTATTTGACGCACTTCAAATTTCAACACATGCGCTAAACCGACTACAACTGTCAAATCGTGGTGACTGACAGCCCATCTTACATCACGCATGTCGGCCCTCCCTCGCAACAAGGCGTATCCTAATTTATCAGCTGCCACTTGATCTTTTCCCAACCTGCCCGTCTCTTAATCGTGACATCCACCTTTTTCCGCGGAGGCGGAACGCTCTGGCCAGTAAGATTTGCGATAGGACATCTGGGTACCGTGGCGTCATTGAGACCATCGAAGTCAAATCCCATTACCAAGGCTGCGAGAAGAGTGATATTCTCATTGATTGCGAAATTGCGACCTGGGCAGAGATGCTTCCCGCCTCCAAATGGCCAATAAGCAGCCCTCGAGGAGACCCCCTTGGATCCCATCTGGCGGGGCTGAGGTTCAAGCCAACGCTCCGGGGCATACTCTTCAGGGTCCCTTTCGCCCCAGGCTTCAGGTATCCGATGTCCCACGCCAGATGGTATGTGGCAGATACCCCCAGCTCGAAGAAGGGTCCCATCCGGGAGCGTTGTGTCCTCAAGAACGTGCCGCGTCGCGGTGTTGGAGTCAAAAAGGCGCAACGTCTCGTGGTGAGCCGCGTTGAGATAGGGACATATTGTTTGATCGGTGAGCTGAGACGCGCGAAGGGTGGCGATACTCTCCGTCAGAGGTGAAGCGTTCTCTGCAGAGCTTTCAGGCTTCCCATCTGGTTTAATCTGCACCAGGGACTCGACCTCCTTCCTGACTCTTGCCAGGACTTCTGGCCGAGAGACGACGCTCACTAGAAACCAAAAGAACATGGGCGCGCTGTTTGTTGTGGCAGCCACAACCATGCCCACCTCAAGGCGCCCGAGATCAGTGTCATCAAGACCCGAGTCACGGATGATGCGGGCTCGCAGCTTGGTGAACTCCGCCGTGTCCGGAGGGAACGAGCTGTCGTGTGGATAGCGTTCAAAGTACTTCACAAGAGTGCCTTGAAGCCGTTCCCTTGCAGAGTTGCCAGCCGGAGCTATTAATCCCGGAAGAATGTTGGGGAATAAATAGGTCAATGCGTCATCAAAAATCCTAGACGGTGTTAAAACCACTTGCCAAACTGATAAAATGCTCTCTAGAAGAGGCTTTTCAATCAACTTACCAGATTTCATCCACCAAGGAACCGTCTTCTCGGAAGGGATTCGTATTTCTTCCATAAAGCGAATCAGTTGCGGCCACCGCGATGCGATTCCTCAGAAAATGATACAGATGGGGCACTTTCTGTTGGTGATCGTCTCCAAGGGCAAGCTCGTTAAGGTCTTCGGCCAGTGTTGCAAGTGCTGTCGCCGTCATGCGACGCATGGGTTCCGGGGCAGTCGCCGTTGATACAGTAGCCGAGAAAGCGTGAAGCAGCGTTCCATCCACGAAGAGGGCTTTCGCTTTGGCGCTGAGTCGCACCAAGCCGTCACTCGCCTGGACGACAAAAGGATCGAAAGACAGTTGGCGAGTGCGCAGAGCCGCCTGCGCCAGAGAAGGTGCGGCAATAACATACACCTTTTGACCGAATATTTGTAATGTAGCGGTCGACAGCTTGCCTCCGGACGTTTTGTAAAGTTCCAGGTAATACCCTCCCCCTTGGTAGAGCATGTTGATGATGTGGCCCACGACCGGAATTGTGGGCTTCAGCAGTGGTGGTTCTCGTGGGTCCTGGTTGACAGTTGAAATTCTGCTTATTGCCATGACAAGAAGCGAGAGGAGACCAAGAAAGGCATAGACGATGGCCTTTGAAAAGCCATGACCTGCCTCTATGACTGCCTTGTCACCTCTTGTGTCAGACATGTTGACAATAAACTCGTCCATTCTGAACTTCTTGCCCTGGGAACTGTGTATGAAGGCGACCTGTCACTGGGTGTTTCAAGCTGGTGGTCTTCTACCAGACGAAAGTGTCGAAATAACCTAGCCTCTGATTCTATGCCTAACTCAGACTGGCTCATAATTAGGCGAACATATGACTTATACCTAGTCATGAGTGCGGATGGGTGTTCGCCGTATTCACATATAATACACCTAAGACCCTGACGATTTGTTGCCTGAAACAAGTGAACTTTGTTTTGTGGCTCAACtgtcggtctcggtctcggtcaGAGGTATTGGAGCAAAAAAATGAAACAGACTCATTACGAGTCACTAAAAACATAACAAAGGGAACTGCTTAAAGTTTGCATGGTTGTCTATAATGGGACTTGGCAAAAGAGCACTAGTATTGAAGCATGGGTTTGATCGCAACAATGCAGGTGCATCCCACGACGAATAGTAATCTTTCCAATAACTCCTACACCTGCTGCTTTGCTACACACAAAGTTTTATTGTACCTCGTCGAACATTGATCAAAGCTAACCTAACTAGTGTGGTTTTTCTTTCCGTTCCTTACCGGGGCGTAGTACCATGATGACAACACCTCGGCACGTTTCTCTTCTGTACCTTGTTGGAAACGACAGAGATCTCTGTATTCCAGACACCCAAAGAGGTTTTTGAACTTAATAAACAAGTTTCTCATGAGGAAACGAGTATCTTTGATCTCGATTAATACTTAGCGGTGTTCTAAACGCCTGCCAAACCGCACTCTGACAATGCGACAATACTCGAATAAGCTTGAAGACTGACGCCAAATGTGTGCTCTATCATATATAATTTTTCTTGATGAATTGGAAACCGTTTCTAAAATAATCTTTCTACCCAGACCTCTGGGAACATTGGCAACAATCATGCGTTTTGCCGTCTGCGAATACATATCCTCGCCTTTGGATTCGCAACAAGCACCAGGCCAAACTCGACAGGCTTTTCGTTAGCCGAGACCGGCGCAAGTTTCCAATCATATCTCAACAGCAAATTGGCAAGCGCCATCTTTGACTCATgcgcggcgaagaagcggCCGGCACACGCATGTTTGCCATGGCCGAAAGCTAGGTGGTTCGGGCTGGTGCTGACAAGGTGCGCCTGGTTCGCCTGCTTGCTGTCGGCGCTGTCGCGCATGCGCACGAATCGGTATCCGTCGAACTTCTCCGGATTCTCATGTACGGCTGGATCCCACAATTTGTTCGCCGACACGCCGATGACGCTCCCGCTTGGGATCCTGTCCCCATTGGAAAGCCTGACATCCTCGAGGACTAAACGGTGCATGAAAGCTAATAAATATGAGTTAGTCCATGGTCTGATGGAAATAGGGTGAGTAAAAGAGCGTCAAGATAGAGGAAGGATTCTCCTACTATCTCGATTGCTCTGATCTCGATTGCACAGGGGGTTGAATCTTACTCATCGCAAGCGGTTTCCTACGCTGGCTCTCTTTCAGCACGCTATCGGTAAGCTTCATTTCGTAGAGCGATGCCTTGCTCCATCCGCTTTTGCCCACTATTTGACCGACTTCCTCGCGCAGCGGCGCTATGATGTCTGGATTAGCGGCAATTTCGAGGATGGCTTGTGTCAGCAAGTCTGTCGTTGTGTGAATCGCTGCCTGAGATAAGATGAGTTGTGCCACGACAGGGTCATAGTTGCTCGTCTTCTCGTCGGAGTCCTGTTCAAGCCATTCTATGACATCGTTAAAGACTGGGACAGGACTTCCAGACTTGACGGCTGCTTCTTTGGCCTGCCGGCGTTGCTCGATGGTCGCGACGATGATGGTTCTGGCTTTAGCGACGTGACGCCGCAGCTTGATACAGCATGGCAGAAACCAATGGACAACCGGACGCAGACTTGCTGGCCACAGACGAAGAATCTTCGCAGCCACATAGGCATCCGTGGTATACTCTGTCGTGATTTTGATCCACGCGCTATCTCTTGTGACTTCCTCCCCAAGAAAGACGCGTGAGGATAGGCGCGCCACGAGCAACAGCACATGTTCACGAAGGTTAATCTCCTGCCATTCTATCCCTCACTTGGTTAGTTGAGATCGCATCGCATCAGAAAACCCCATTGAGGATCGTACCTGGCACATCCGGGAAATGGTCTTGCAGCGCAGCGGTACATTCCTCCGCAAGAGCGCCTGTCACCTTGTCTGCAAAGCAACAACGAATATTAGCAGCATGTAATCTCGCGAACTGTTAGTAAGAATCTCTCACCAAGTGATTGAGTAAGATGTTTTCTGGCAATGTCACGGCTCAGAGTCGCATCTGTGGTGCCTTCGCGGAACCCTTCAAAGCCGGGAAAACGCGCATGAAAGTTCTGCAAGTCGGCAAGCCGCGTCAGCGCAAGTCCAAATCTATGGATTGTGTGTCATCTCATACCTCCGTTATCACTTGAGGATAGCTCAATCGGGAGTCGCTGCGAATTTCGTCTGCGAACTCTGACGGTAGCACCGTGATGACGCCAATGTCAGTCAGGATGCGGAATGCGCGTTGCAGCTTCAGTCCCTCTGCCACCAACTTTCTTGCTTTGAATAGAAAGGACAGTTGGACCAGAAGCCGAGGTTCCCAGAACCTGGGAGCATTAATCATTGGAAGGTCGTTTGTTTTTGTCGTCAAGTGAGACAAAATCCATGTCAGGGTCAAGCCAACCAAGATGGTCCCAAGTAGCTTGTGGCCAGATGACAGCTGGTCGAATGTCTTATCACCGAGCCAGCTCGCCTCATTGAAAGACGACATAAACGTCGATGCGTTTCCATAAGTTGACATGATGGATGAAGGCAGCAGCTACGGTAACGTGCGTGCACTTGATGGTGAGTGTTCAATGGCGACGGATATGAGACTGAGGGAACCGATAACAGACTGTGAGAGTAACGAAATGATTGCCCTTGGCACTCCACCTGAGAATATGCTCTGAGGCGAGGGCAAGAGGTTGCTATACTAACAAAttgagaaagaaagacatCCCCGCCATCCCAAAACCCTGGACGCATTGAATATGGCAGAAATAACAGCCGGACGATGGCGTGCAAGTCGGATGCGAAACCGAGTTAGAGTCGCTTGACCAGCCAGCTCAGGGCGGCCGTTCTAGAATATCTGGAACCAGGGGCAGGTTGACACAAGTTTCCGTATAGCAAAACTTTATTCATGGGATGAATACCTTAGTGAAACCTCATGAGTCGTCAAGGTTGAATAAACCTGGGAGGTGGGTACTCGACGCCAGCAACCTGGTCCTGGCAAATAAAGATAAGGGTCCACGCCTTCTCCGTAAAAGCTGCGACACTAGGAATGAAGCGTGGACTCAATGTTTTGAGTGGCTGAAATAAGACGACTCGAGCGTAGCAATCATAGCAAACATGTTAGGCAATCTGCAAAAGAGCAATAAGCTAGATTTCAGATGCCTCCGGGAGGCGGCACTCTTATTTTGGCAGCGTTCTGTTGGCCAGGTCGCCACTGAGAACGCGCATATGAGAGTGCCTCAGATAGACTATAGGACCCTTTCTCGAGTATCATGCACTGGTGTATAGCATATCTCGTGTGTAGCATCTCGATTGGTAGTTTACAGCATCTCAACTCATTCACAGCGCTCCAGACAAGTTCAAAAATTCGAGAAACGTAGTGCTATCAAAATAAATGTACCGTGGTTACAGAGTGCCAGGTGTATTGTCCCCAAAAACCCATTTCTCATGCTCCATCCCACGCCTCCGCTGCAGTGTCAACAACACATCGGACCTGGGCTTTTTGACAGACAACATATTGGTGTCGTCCTGTTCTGGCAGGCCGCCAGGATCAGAAGCAGTCATGAAATCGAATGTGGAGATAAACATCGCCGTAAACGTCAACATCTCATCCACGGCGAGATGTCTCCCGGGACACAAAGTGCTTCCGCCGCCAAATGTGCGATTAGCTGCAGGATGCGTTTTGTTCGGCTTGAGAAATCTCTCCGCGTCGAACGATTTCGCATCGGGACCCCATACGGCGGGGTTGGAGTGGATGGCGGTGGCCGCCATTTGCAATATGGCCCCCTTTTTGAGGACAAACTGATCTCCAATCGGCACGTCTTGGTTGACTAGGAACGTCCCTGTCGAGGAGCTAATGTAACGGAGAGTTTCATGGCAAATTGACATGAGTAGCGGGCAATTCGAGTGGATGGCCGATACATCAACCGTCACGCTGCCCTCGCCATGTGAGGAGGTCTTGACGACTGTGGAAAGTTCCTTGCGAACCTCGGCTAGAAGAGTTGCATCTTTAGCAATTCTGACCACCATCCAGAAAGTTGCCGGTACGGTATTAATAACGAATCCAGTtaggaggccgaggccgtagCGGGCC containing:
- a CDS encoding Putative cytochrome P450, with the translated sequence MASEVMFSGLPTSPLITSKAIFTCLMLLFTHRLWIITYRIYFHPLRHYPGPKVAAATKLYRLYFTTRGEGASLPKRLHDRYGAIVRIGPDELSFIDSKAWKDIHGFHVGDRDSFTKDLVMYGPDIRPNVRGLIRADDAGHSRQRRIFTHAFSDRALRGQQSLIKGYVDTLMTKLHAIAKRQRKDSRNADSILDVTRLYTFTSFDIMADLTFGESLGMLSGESYVPWVSLIEESLRYSGYTLILRAYPLLGYLLAPLIPKSIKAMREEHIDFAIKRVDKRLQNGSDRGDIWSLVERNAEQDNISREEMYSSSYEFLIAGSETTASLLCGLTYFLCKNEDKMNRVLGEIRALGIDDLTMSKLQGLKFLQACIEETMRLYPPVAGALGRVKQREGTNVCGKWVPEGTSVGIPHMAAYHSATNFSDPMEFVPERWLPDAPDRFRNDNKEVFQPFLYGPRNCLGKK
- a CDS encoding Putative cytochrome P450, whose translation is MDEFIVNMSDTRGDKAVIEAGHGFSKAIVYAFLGLLSLLVMAISRISTVNQDPREPPLLKPTIPVVGHIINMLYQGGGYYLELYKTSGGKLSTATLQIFGQKVYVIAAPSLAQAALRTRQLSFDPFVVQASDGLVRLSAKAKALFVDGTLLHAFSATVSTATAPEPMRRMTATALATLAEDLNELALGDDHQQKVPHLYHFLRNRIAVAATDSLYGRNTNPFREDGSLVDEIWIFDDALTYLFPNILPGLIAPAGNSARERLQGTLVKYFERYPHDSSFPPDTAEFTKLRARIIRDSGLDDTDLGRLEVGMVVAATTNSAPMFFWFLVSVVSRPEVLARVRKEVESLVQIKPDGKPESSAENASPLTESIATLRASQLTDQTICPYLNAAHHETLRLFDSNTATRHVLEDTTLPDGTLLRAGGICHIPSGVGHRIPEAWGERDPEEYAPERWLEPQPRQMGSKGVSSRAAYWPFGGGKHLCPGRNFAINENITLLAALVMGFDFDGLNDATVPRCPIANLTGQSVPPPRKKVDVTIKRRAGWEKIKWQLIN
- a CDS encoding Putative cytochrome P450; this encodes MSTYGNASTFMSSFNEASWLGDKTFDQLSSGHKLLGTILVGLTLTWILSHLTTKTNDLPMINAPRFWEPRLLVQLSFLFKARKLVAEGLKLQRAFRILTDIGVITVLPSEFADEIRSDSRLSYPQVITENFHARFPGFEGFREGTTDATLSRDIARKHLTQSLDKVTGALAEECTAALQDHFPDVPEWQEINLREHVLLLVARLSSRVFLGEEVTRDSAWIKITTEYTTDAYVAAKILRLWPASLRPVVHWFLPCCIKLRRHVAKARTIIVATIEQRRQAKEAAVKSGSPVPVFNDVIEWLEQDSDEKTSNYDPVVAQLILSQAAIHTTTDLLTQAILEIAANPDIIAPLREEVGQIVGKSGWSKASLYEMKLTDSVLKESQRRKPLAMTFMHRLVLEDVRLSNGDRIPSGSVIGVSANKLWDPAVHENPEKFDGYRFVRMRDSADSKQANQAHLVSTSPNHLAFGHGKHACAGRFFAAHESKMALANLLLRYDWKLAPVSANEKPVEFGLVLVANPKARICIRRRQNA